The Gammaproteobacteria bacterium genome window below encodes:
- a CDS encoding AAA family ATPase, which translates to MYLEFFGISDKPFQITPDTRFLYLTPRHRDGLAHLLYGADEAGGFILLTGEVGTGKTMLCRSVLEQMPDHVNVALILNPRQSSKELIASICDELNIPYRRSTTSLKYLVDRLNLYLLKQHAQGKRTVLVVDEAQNLRAEVLEQIRLLTNLEVATQKLLQIILIGQPELQAILARPELRQLTQRITARFHLTPLSKEETAAYIRHRLQIVGFKGELFSKGAVQIVHQLSDGVPRLVNNICERSMMGAYGENVHRIDKNLVRKAAGEVLQPTERFQPMQWVAGGAIAAGTAALLLSIWGLLPSASQESYANAGPATTNVETLASQATIEDKSVTQKNEEVGAPAINISSTNNTETVASQQRPLAEELSSVKQGNKGFLNLINDSSLRTGNNKAFTTLFSYWGLTYPELNGETACERATAAELRCIFGKAGWDEIRRHNRPAVLEIINSAGERKQIVVLALRGNQVSLNIGGKVVTTATKSVDPFWYGNYLLLWRSPPAGSNVLKEGVIGKDVGWLRDQLDRIEGKAVSTGIKKKLSFDPTLKWRVMEFQRIRGLNVDGVAGRETMMEINSAVNDRSTPLLWRQSS; encoded by the coding sequence ATGTATTTAGAATTCTTTGGAATTTCTGATAAGCCATTTCAAATCACCCCTGATACGCGTTTTTTATATTTAACGCCACGTCATCGTGATGGTCTTGCGCATCTTTTATATGGTGCAGATGAGGCGGGCGGTTTCATATTGCTCACTGGTGAAGTGGGTACCGGCAAAACCATGTTATGTCGAAGTGTGTTGGAGCAAATGCCGGATCATGTGAATGTCGCGTTAATCTTAAATCCTCGCCAAAGTTCAAAAGAATTAATCGCTTCAATCTGTGACGAATTAAATATTCCTTACCGTAGATCAACTACCAGTCTTAAATACTTAGTTGATCGATTAAACTTATATTTATTAAAACAGCATGCACAAGGAAAACGCACGGTATTAGTTGTTGATGAAGCGCAGAACTTACGTGCTGAGGTGTTAGAACAAATTCGTTTGTTAACGAATCTTGAAGTGGCGACACAAAAACTTTTACAAATTATTTTAATTGGCCAGCCAGAATTACAAGCTATTTTAGCACGGCCTGAGTTGCGTCAACTTACACAAAGAATCACGGCGCGTTTTCATTTAACACCTTTGTCAAAAGAAGAAACGGCTGCGTATATTCGTCATCGATTACAAATTGTCGGTTTTAAAGGCGAGCTATTTTCCAAAGGGGCAGTTCAGATTGTGCATCAGCTTTCTGATGGTGTGCCACGCCTAGTCAATAATATTTGCGAACGCTCAATGATGGGCGCTTATGGTGAAAACGTTCATCGCATTGATAAAAATCTGGTTCGCAAAGCTGCTGGTGAAGTATTGCAACCTACCGAGCGTTTTCAACCGATGCAGTGGGTAGCTGGCGGCGCGATTGCTGCAGGCACCGCGGCGTTACTATTATCGATTTGGGGTCTGTTACCCAGTGCATCGCAAGAAAGTTATGCTAATGCAGGGCCGGCTACCACAAATGTCGAGACTTTAGCTTCGCAAGCGACCATTGAAGACAAGTCAGTCACCCAAAAAAATGAAGAAGTGGGTGCGCCTGCAATAAACATATCTAGTACTAATAATACTGAGACTGTAGCTTCACAACAGCGACCCCTTGCTGAAGAGCTGAGCAGTGTTAAGCAAGGCAATAAGGGTTTTTTAAATCTAATTAATGATTCGAGTTTACGCACGGGCAACAATAAGGCATTTACTACCTTATTTAGCTACTGGGGCCTTACGTACCCAGAACTAAATGGTGAAACGGCATGTGAACGCGCAACTGCTGCTGAATTGCGCTGCATCTTTGGTAAAGCGGGCTGGGATGAAATTCGCCGACATAACCGACCCGCAGTATTAGAAATTATCAATTCCGCCGGGGAAAGAAAACAAATTGTTGTACTGGCTTTACGAGGTAATCAGGTGAGCTTAAACATTGGCGGTAAAGTCGTTACGACCGCTACAAAATCGGTTGATCCATTCTGGTATGGCAACTATTTATTACTGTGGAGATCGCCACCAGCCGGATCTAATGTTTTAAAAGAAGGTGTTATTGGTAAAGATGTGGGGTGGTTGCGTGATCAACTGGATCGTATTGAAGGCAAGGCCGTTTCTACTGGCATAAAGAAAAAACTTTCCTTTGATCCAACACTAAAGTGGCGAGTAATGGAATTTCAACGCATACGTGGTCTGAATGTAGATGGTGTTGCGGGTCGCGAAACCATGATGGAAATTAATTCTGCGGTCAATGATCGATCCACGCCTTTGTTGTGGCGTCAATCAAGTTAA
- the ppx gene encoding exopolyphosphatase: protein MEVPSPISNPGELSSDPSSVIAAVDLGSNSFHMVVAQDQHGQLKVIDRIREMVRLGAGLNSSGKLSKESKERAIECLQRFGQRLQEMHADSVRVVGTNTLRVAKKSAEFIQRAEEALGHPIQIISGVEEARLIYQGTIHSLTGPEGKWLVVDIGGGSTEVIIGMQGNPLLMESVEMGCVMLSEKYFSNGELDKKRFKKALVEAKLQLQPIVSTVKELGWKHVVGTAGTIRTISELMREFELSERGITYKGINALIVKLQEAEHIDKVNFESLSKERKPVFAGGLVALKAIFEALDIKQMVISDGGLREGLLFDLAGRIHHQDTRDRTVYSLMRRYHVDFKHAANIKTTALHLLDKISKVWKINNDIAYQFLIWAADLHEIGLDIAHSKYHRHGAYLLDNSDLMGFSWNEQRLLACLVRSHRRKIDIESIEQLPARWQELAMFMIVILRVAVLINRDRVPKKLPDMKIEGNDGSLIIQFDKKWLEAHPLTEAELEQEQGYLKILKVKVSI from the coding sequence ATGGAAGTCCCTTCTCCAATCTCAAATCCAGGTGAATTATCATCAGATCCTTCTTCAGTAATCGCTGCAGTTGATCTTGGCTCAAACAGCTTTCATATGGTGGTTGCGCAAGACCAGCATGGGCAACTTAAAGTTATTGATCGTATCCGAGAAATGGTGCGGCTGGGCGCAGGCTTAAATTCTTCTGGAAAATTATCTAAAGAATCTAAAGAAAGAGCTATTGAGTGTTTGCAACGATTTGGTCAACGCTTACAAGAGATGCACGCAGATTCTGTTCGAGTGGTTGGAACCAATACGCTCCGGGTCGCTAAAAAAAGTGCTGAATTTATACAGCGTGCGGAAGAGGCGTTAGGGCATCCAATTCAAATTATTTCCGGTGTTGAAGAAGCGCGTTTAATTTATCAAGGAACTATTCATTCGTTAACTGGGCCAGAAGGCAAATGGCTTGTAGTAGATATTGGTGGCGGTAGTACGGAGGTAATTATTGGTATGCAAGGCAATCCACTGTTAATGGAAAGTGTGGAAATGGGTTGTGTAATGCTGAGCGAAAAATATTTTTCCAATGGTGAATTAGATAAGAAGAGGTTTAAAAAGGCTTTGGTAGAAGCAAAGCTACAATTACAGCCCATCGTTTCAACAGTAAAAGAACTTGGTTGGAAACATGTAGTGGGCACTGCCGGGACAATACGCACCATATCTGAGCTAATGCGCGAGTTTGAACTCAGTGAGCGCGGCATAACTTATAAAGGGATTAATGCACTGATTGTAAAACTACAAGAAGCTGAGCATATAGATAAAGTAAATTTTGAATCTTTATCAAAAGAACGCAAACCGGTATTCGCTGGTGGTCTTGTGGCATTGAAAGCAATTTTTGAAGCGTTAGATATTAAACAAATGGTGATATCTGATGGCGGCTTGCGAGAAGGATTGCTATTTGATCTGGCTGGAAGAATTCATCATCAAGATACACGTGATCGCACAGTTTATTCTTTGATGCGTCGTTATCATGTAGATTTTAAGCATGCAGCGAATATTAAAACCACTGCACTACACTTGCTGGATAAAATTTCAAAAGTATGGAAAATAAATAATGATATTGCCTACCAGTTTTTAATTTGGGCGGCTGATTTGCATGAGATTGGTTTAGATATTGCACATTCTAAATATCATCGCCATGGTGCATATTTATTAGACAATAGTGATCTAATGGGTTTTTCCTGGAATGAACAACGTCTACTTGCCTGCTTGGTTAGAAGTCATCGACGTAAAATTGATATTGAGTCAATCGAACAATTACCAGCGCGTTGGCAGGAGCTAGCAATGTTTATGATTGTAATTTTGCGGGTTGCAGTACTAATCAATCGTGATCGTGTACCTAAGAAGTTACCAGATATGAAGATTGAGGGTAATGATGGGAGTCTGATAATTCAGTTTGATAAAAAATGGCTAGAAGCACACCCTCTTACAGAGGCTGAATTAGAGCAGGAGCAAGGTTATTTGAAAATCTTAAAAGTTAAGGTGAGTATCTAA
- the phoR gene encoding phosphate regulon sensor histidine kinase PhoR: MSFNAWLSELNRILLVFIPCVLIGLVTGHLQFFFILGLIIYGLWTARQLVTLKQWLDGGALVDEAPEYLGIADQHISSIVDLQKDYQANKSKLEDLITHYKEMISALPDAVVIMASSGEIKSANQAAHDLLQIDPSRDINTRITQLVRRPAFTDYFSAGNFQQPLEIRGSSDHEPELSLRIIPFGESKLVLIAQDMSQSARIYEMRRSFISNASHELRTPLTVILGYLESLSMNQELPDECNAAINSAEIQAKRMKQLVEDLLTLSRLESTTSVVKDSEVIPVASLIVDIVEESKLSTWFTNHEISTQLETNAMLKGDLQEIHSVISNLINNAVKHTDAGSMIKVVWKKDDNDGLQFIVEDNGQGIAPEHLERLTERFYRVDAGRSREKGGTGLGLSIVKHILGRHEGTLEIDSKIGLGSAFICSFPTHRVAKNESNI; this comes from the coding sequence ATGTCATTTAATGCATGGTTATCTGAATTAAATCGAATTTTACTCGTATTTATTCCATGCGTTCTAATCGGTTTAGTAACAGGCCATCTACAATTCTTTTTTATTCTCGGCTTAATTATCTATGGTTTATGGACGGCTAGACAATTAGTCACACTTAAACAATGGCTGGATGGCGGCGCGTTGGTTGACGAAGCGCCTGAATATTTAGGTATTGCCGATCAGCACATTTCGAGTATCGTTGATTTGCAGAAAGATTACCAAGCAAATAAATCAAAGTTAGAAGATTTAATTACGCATTACAAAGAGATGATCTCTGCGCTACCCGATGCTGTCGTGATTATGGCATCAAGTGGGGAAATAAAATCTGCCAATCAAGCGGCACACGATTTATTACAGATTGATCCATCGCGGGATATTAATACTAGGATTACGCAACTGGTGCGCAGACCTGCTTTTACAGATTATTTCTCGGCAGGAAATTTTCAACAGCCGTTAGAAATTCGAGGCTCATCAGACCATGAGCCAGAGCTAAGTTTACGAATCATTCCTTTTGGGGAAAGTAAATTGGTATTGATTGCACAAGACATGTCGCAATCTGCACGAATTTATGAAATGCGCCGTAGTTTTATTTCCAATGCTTCTCATGAATTGCGTACTCCGCTAACGGTTATTCTAGGCTATTTAGAATCACTCTCAATGAATCAAGAGTTGCCTGATGAATGTAATGCAGCAATCAATTCTGCAGAAATTCAAGCAAAGCGCATGAAACAGTTGGTTGAAGACTTGCTGACATTGTCTCGTCTGGAGTCTACTACATCAGTTGTAAAAGACTCTGAAGTCATCCCAGTTGCCTCACTCATTGTTGATATTGTAGAAGAAAGTAAACTTTCTACTTGGTTTACCAATCACGAAATCTCAACACAACTTGAAACGAATGCAATGCTTAAAGGGGATCTGCAAGAAATTCACAGTGTGATTTCTAACTTAATTAATAATGCCGTGAAGCACACCGATGCCGGTTCAATGATAAAAGTTGTTTGGAAGAAGGATGATAACGATGGGTTGCAATTTATCGTTGAAGATAATGGCCAAGGCATTGCGCCTGAACATCTAGAGAGATTAACTGAGAGATTCTATCGAGTGGATGCTGGGCGTTCGCGTGAAAAAGGGGGAACTGGTTTGGGCCTTTCTATTGTGAAGCATATATTGGGACGTCATGAAGGAACGCTAGAGATTGACAGCAAAATTGGCTTAGGTTCGGCATTTATTTGTAGCTTTCCTACTCATCGAGTAGCAAAAAACGAAAGTAATATCTAA
- a CDS encoding diacylglycerol kinase, whose translation MASKQNTGFKRIYNAFFYSMAGLSSAWKNEAAFRQESLMAIVLIPIAFWLAQSTSQIGLLILSIFIVLIVELLNSAIEAAIDRISEEHHALSKQSKDIASAAVFLSLVLFATIWCLVIFERFYSS comes from the coding sequence ATGGCATCTAAACAAAATACTGGATTCAAACGTATCTATAATGCGTTTTTTTATTCCATGGCTGGACTTTCTTCTGCGTGGAAAAATGAAGCTGCATTCCGGCAAGAATCTCTCATGGCTATTGTGCTAATTCCGATAGCTTTTTGGCTTGCTCAAAGTACCAGTCAAATAGGATTATTAATACTGTCTATCTTTATTGTACTAATCGTGGAATTACTAAATTCAGCAATAGAGGCAGCCATCGATAGAATTAGTGAGGAACATCATGCCCTATCAAAACAATCTAAAGACATCGCTTCAGCTGCAGTATTTCTAAGCCTAGTTCTATTCGCAACAATATGGTGCTTAGTGATTTTCGAACGATTTTATTCTTCATAA
- a CDS encoding DUF3859 domain-containing protein, whose product MKKMKRLNYAFLLMLLFAQCGYADEKKTIYNFDYGVFPHGAKNYEEGDKTVSSTGDLENTTVIKAKLGTKFGVRYWLSRAGFVGEPTLHLIYHLPTMIDPSTGEHVDKIEILQEQSKLDYQHTMAFEFENQYELVPGEYRFYIFFKNQKLLEKVFEVELL is encoded by the coding sequence ATGAAGAAAATGAAACGATTAAATTACGCATTTCTACTTATGTTGCTATTTGCTCAGTGTGGTTATGCGGATGAGAAAAAAACGATCTATAATTTTGATTATGGAGTTTTCCCGCATGGTGCTAAAAATTATGAAGAAGGGGATAAAACTGTATCCAGTACTGGCGATTTAGAAAATACAACTGTCATAAAAGCTAAGCTGGGCACAAAATTTGGTGTGCGTTATTGGTTATCACGTGCGGGGTTTGTTGGTGAGCCGACTTTGCATTTGATTTATCACCTTCCAACAATGATTGATCCTAGTACTGGCGAGCACGTTGATAAAATTGAAATATTGCAAGAACAGTCAAAATTAGACTATCAACATACCATGGCGTTTGAGTTTGAAAATCAATACGAACTCGTGCCGGGCGAATATCGTTTTTACATTTTTTTTAAAAATCAAAAGTTATTGGAAAAAGTATTTGAAGTTGAACTTTTGTAA
- the pntB gene encoding Re/Si-specific NAD(P)(+) transhydrogenase subunit beta, with product MNPQMLGAAYLAAGALFILSLNGLSNQETARRGNLFGIIGMTIAVIATILSGRVGNFEILFPAMILGGIIGAIVAMKVEMTSMPELVAGFHSLVGLAAVLVGYSSYMDPTMHLEGTEKVIHEVEVYLGIFIGAITFTGSIIAFGKLKGIIGGKPLTLPMRHWLNLGMLIACIYFGYMFLQSGSHDAGLTPLIIMSIIAGIIGIHLVMAIGGADMPVVVSMLNSYSGWAAAATGFMLGNTALIVVGALVGSSGAILSYIMCRAMNRSFISVILGGFGTGGGAAATVGEEDGEVTSTTAEEVAGLLKDASNVIIVPGYGMAVAQAQTTVSEITKKLRAKGKNVRFGIHPVAGRLPGHMNVLLAEAKVPYDIVLEMDELNDDFPDTDVSLVIGANDIVNPSAQTDPNSPIAGMPVLEVWKASSCIVLKRSMASGYAGVDNPLFLKDNTDMLFGDAKDSMDAVLQHLG from the coding sequence ATGAATCCACAAATGTTAGGGGCAGCGTATTTAGCTGCTGGTGCTCTCTTTATTCTCAGCTTGAACGGCTTGAGCAATCAGGAAACAGCACGTCGCGGCAACCTGTTTGGCATCATCGGCATGACCATTGCCGTTATAGCAACAATTCTCAGTGGCAGAGTAGGAAATTTTGAAATCCTATTTCCAGCGATGATCTTAGGCGGAATCATAGGCGCCATCGTTGCTATGAAAGTCGAAATGACCTCCATGCCAGAACTGGTAGCAGGCTTTCACAGCTTAGTCGGTCTCGCTGCTGTGTTGGTGGGCTATTCCAGTTATATGGATCCAACCATGCATTTGGAAGGTACTGAAAAAGTCATTCATGAAGTCGAAGTGTATTTGGGTATCTTTATCGGTGCGATTACGTTTACCGGCTCGATCATCGCCTTTGGAAAACTCAAGGGCATCATTGGCGGTAAACCTCTAACACTTCCAATGCGACATTGGCTTAATCTAGGAATGTTAATCGCATGCATTTACTTTGGTTACATGTTCTTACAATCTGGCTCGCATGATGCAGGATTAACTCCGTTAATCATTATGTCGATCATTGCTGGCATCATTGGTATTCATCTTGTGATGGCGATTGGTGGTGCAGATATGCCAGTTGTAGTTTCTATGCTGAATAGTTATTCCGGCTGGGCCGCTGCAGCGACTGGTTTCATGTTAGGTAACACCGCACTGATTGTAGTCGGTGCATTGGTTGGTTCTAGTGGTGCCATCTTGAGTTACATTATGTGCCGTGCGATGAATCGTAGTTTCATCAGTGTGATTTTGGGTGGCTTTGGCACCGGAGGCGGCGCAGCAGCAACAGTAGGTGAAGAAGATGGTGAAGTAACTTCTACTACCGCTGAAGAAGTTGCCGGACTCCTAAAAGATGCGAGTAATGTAATTATCGTTCCAGGCTATGGAATGGCGGTTGCGCAAGCACAAACCACGGTAAGTGAAATTACTAAAAAGCTACGAGCGAAAGGTAAGAATGTCCGCTTTGGTATTCACCCGGTTGCGGGCCGCTTACCCGGACACATGAACGTATTACTTGCGGAAGCCAAGGTGCCTTATGATATTGTGCTTGAAATGGATGAGCTTAATGATGACTTCCCTGATACGGATGTTTCATTAGTCATCGGTGCGAACGACATTGTGAATCCAAGTGCACAGACTGATCCGAACAGCCCGATTGCAGGTATGCCTGTACTAGAAGTTTGGAAAGCCAGTTCATGTATCGTGCTTAAGAGAAGTATGGCCTCAGGATACGCCGGTGTAGACAATCCTTTATTCTTAAAGGACAACACTGACATGCTATTTGGTGATGCAAAAGACAGTATGGATGCAGTATTACAGCATTTAGGGTAA
- the pstS gene encoding phosphate ABC transporter substrate-binding protein PstS family protein encodes MYELVKKLYVVTAFLLLSSVVTVSANSSVDAELGEYAATSGVSGNLSSVGSDTLANLMTLWAEEYKRFYPNVNIQIQAAGSSTAPPALTEGTANLGPMSRKMKDKELASFEKKFGYKPTAIPVAIDALAVYVHKDNPIQGMSIAQVDAIFSNTRKCGGDDDLSAWGDLGLQGNWVKRDIQLFGRNSVSGTYGYFKKKGLCKGDFKSTVNEQPGSASVVQSVSSSLNGIGFSGIGYKTSGVKAVPLSRKADGEKIAATTENATSGAYPLARFLYVYLNKAPGKPLSPLEREFIRMVLSTQGQKVVVKDGYIPLPSKVADKVLASIDVEKNPMKLNTKISVAE; translated from the coding sequence ATGTACGAATTAGTTAAGAAGCTTTATGTAGTTACAGCTTTCTTATTGCTTAGTTCAGTAGTGACCGTTTCAGCGAATTCAAGCGTTGATGCTGAGCTTGGTGAATACGCTGCCACTAGCGGTGTATCCGGAAATTTGTCTAGTGTAGGCTCAGACACACTCGCTAACTTAATGACGTTATGGGCAGAAGAGTACAAGCGTTTTTATCCAAACGTTAATATCCAAATTCAAGCCGCAGGTTCGTCTACAGCACCTCCAGCATTAACGGAAGGGACTGCTAATCTAGGGCCTATGAGCCGCAAGATGAAAGACAAGGAACTTGCATCTTTTGAAAAGAAGTTTGGCTATAAACCTACTGCAATTCCAGTGGCGATTGATGCATTAGCCGTCTACGTTCACAAAGATAACCCAATTCAAGGTATGTCTATTGCACAAGTAGATGCCATTTTCTCAAACACTCGTAAGTGTGGTGGAGATGACGACCTTTCTGCTTGGGGCGACCTTGGTTTGCAAGGAAATTGGGTAAAACGTGACATTCAATTGTTTGGTCGCAATTCAGTATCAGGAACATATGGCTATTTTAAGAAAAAAGGGCTTTGCAAAGGTGACTTTAAGTCCACAGTAAACGAACAGCCAGGTTCAGCTTCGGTTGTACAGTCTGTTTCCTCTTCGTTAAATGGAATTGGTTTCTCGGGTATCGGTTATAAAACTTCTGGCGTTAAGGCTGTGCCGTTATCTAGGAAGGCCGATGGAGAAAAAATTGCAGCAACAACTGAAAATGCAACTTCTGGTGCATACCCGCTTGCACGTTTCTTGTACGTTTATTTAAATAAAGCCCCTGGGAAGCCATTGTCACCACTTGAAAGAGAATTCATCAGAATGGTGTTATCGACCCAAGGCCAAAAAGTAGTCGTGAAAGATGGGTATATTCCACTACCTTCAAAGGTTGCGGATAAGGTATTAGCTTCTATTGATGTCGAAAAAAATCCTATGAAGCTCAACACAAAGATAAGTGTAGCTGAATAG
- the phoB gene encoding phosphate regulon transcriptional regulatory protein PhoB, whose protein sequence is MSSKRILLVEDEHSIREMVSFSLGQEGYVIDEAEDGRSAEMKIADNLPDLILLDWMLPDTSGLELLRRWKRKDALQETPIIMLTARVEERDKIDGLDSGADDYITKPFSVKELTARIRAVMRRGSGSLESEVNVGPIKLDVDAHRAYVNEESINMGPTEFRLLEFFMTHVDRVYSRSQLLDYVWGRNMYVEERTVDVHIVRLRKLLKPLNCDQMIQTVRGYGYRFSAKT, encoded by the coding sequence ATGAGCAGCAAAAGAATTCTATTAGTTGAAGATGAACACTCCATCCGTGAGATGGTGTCTTTTTCCTTGGGGCAAGAAGGTTATGTGATTGATGAGGCGGAGGATGGGCGTTCGGCTGAAATGAAAATTGCCGATAATCTACCTGATTTAATTCTCCTGGATTGGATGTTACCTGATACATCAGGCTTGGAATTACTTCGCCGCTGGAAACGCAAGGATGCTTTGCAGGAAACTCCTATCATCATGCTGACTGCCCGTGTGGAAGAGCGAGATAAAATTGATGGATTAGATTCTGGTGCGGACGACTATATTACTAAGCCATTTTCAGTAAAAGAACTCACTGCGCGTATTCGTGCGGTAATGAGGAGAGGTTCAGGTAGTTTAGAGAGCGAGGTAAATGTTGGCCCAATTAAGCTGGATGTAGATGCACATCGTGCCTATGTGAATGAAGAGTCTATTAATATGGGCCCAACAGAATTCCGCCTGCTTGAGTTTTTTATGACTCATGTGGACCGGGTTTATTCACGCAGTCAGTTGTTAGATTATGTCTGGGGTCGTAACATGTATGTAGAAGAGCGTACGGTAGATGTACATATTGTGCGTTTAAGAAAATTACTTAAACCTCTTAACTGTGATCAAATGATTCAAACTGTTCGCGGTTATGGTTATCGATTCTCTGCAAAAACGTAA
- a CDS encoding Re/Si-specific NAD(P)(+) transhydrogenase subunit alpha, with amino-acid sequence MKIGVPNEIHENECRVAMTPDTAARLQKLGYECAIEAGAGASANFTDQAYKDAGVEVISDTKQLWSESDIILKVRAPEQNNALGMHEADLLDEGSNLISFIWPAQNEDLLEKLKSRKATILAMDSVPRISRAQKFDALSSMANIAGYRAVVEAANHFGRFFTGQITAAGKVPPAKVMVIGAGVAGLAAVGTANSLGAIVRAFDTRPEVKEQVESMGAQFLELEFEQDEEGGTAGGYAKTMSKEFIDAEMALFREQAKEVDIIITTALIPGKPAPKLILADMVEMMKEGSVIVDLAAEQGGNCELTVPGEVAVKHGVTLIGYMDLPSRLPTQSSQLYGSNLCHMLTDLTPEKDGNINVNMEDDVIRGTTVIKEGEITWPPPLAVSAAPAKSAAAAPVIQEEKKSSGMGAPIALILAAGLLWWIGNSAPAEFMQHFTVFVLSCFIGYWVVWNVSPALHTPLMSVTNAISSVIIVGALLQIGSSVGLIVGLAAFSVFIASINIGGGFAVTQRMLQMFRKDD; translated from the coding sequence ATGAAGATTGGTGTACCAAACGAAATTCATGAGAATGAATGTCGCGTTGCCATGACACCCGATACGGCTGCGCGCCTACAAAAACTTGGTTATGAGTGCGCAATTGAAGCAGGTGCCGGTGCCAGTGCAAATTTTACAGACCAGGCTTATAAAGATGCCGGTGTCGAAGTTATTTCGGATACCAAACAACTTTGGTCTGAATCAGACATTATCTTAAAAGTGCGTGCACCGGAGCAAAACAATGCTTTGGGAATGCACGAGGCCGATTTATTAGATGAAGGCAGCAACTTAATAAGCTTTATCTGGCCTGCACAAAATGAAGACTTATTAGAAAAACTTAAAAGCCGTAAAGCCACCATCTTGGCAATGGATTCCGTGCCACGCATATCTCGTGCGCAAAAATTTGATGCCCTCTCTTCGATGGCCAATATTGCTGGCTATCGTGCAGTCGTAGAAGCCGCTAACCATTTTGGACGCTTCTTCACAGGTCAAATCACCGCTGCAGGTAAAGTTCCACCTGCAAAAGTGATGGTCATTGGTGCCGGTGTTGCAGGACTTGCTGCAGTAGGTACAGCCAACAGTCTTGGCGCAATCGTTCGTGCTTTTGACACTCGCCCAGAAGTTAAGGAACAAGTGGAAAGTATGGGTGCACAGTTCTTAGAACTAGAATTTGAACAAGACGAAGAAGGCGGCACCGCAGGTGGTTACGCCAAAACCATGAGCAAAGAATTTATTGATGCAGAAATGGCGTTGTTCCGAGAGCAAGCTAAAGAAGTCGACATCATTATTACTACCGCACTTATACCAGGCAAACCTGCACCGAAACTCATTTTGGCCGACATGGTTGAAATGATGAAAGAAGGCAGCGTCATTGTTGACCTGGCTGCAGAACAAGGCGGTAACTGCGAACTAACGGTTCCTGGAGAAGTTGCGGTTAAACACGGTGTAACGCTGATAGGTTACATGGATTTACCAAGTCGTCTACCGACTCAATCCAGTCAGTTATATGGTTCAAACTTGTGCCACATGCTTACAGACCTTACACCAGAGAAAGACGGCAACATTAATGTAAACATGGAAGACGATGTAATCCGTGGTACGACTGTTATTAAAGAAGGTGAAATCACCTGGCCACCACCACTTGCGGTATCAGCTGCACCTGCAAAATCAGCAGCGGCTGCACCGGTTATACAGGAAGAAAAAAAGTCGAGCGGCATGGGTGCTCCTATCGCGCTTATCTTAGCCGCAGGATTGTTATGGTGGATCGGAAACTCCGCACCGGCAGAATTCATGCAACATTTCACAGTATTTGTACTGTCATGCTTTATTGGTTACTGGGTAGTGTGGAATGTAAGCCCTGCACTGCATACCCCACTCATGAGTGTAACCAACGCAATTAGTAGCGTAATTATAGTGGGTGCCTTGTTGCAGATCGGCAGTAGTGTTGGATTGATTGTTGGACTGGCTGCATTTTCAGTCTTCATAGCATCCATAAATATTGGTGGCGGCTTTGCTGTCACACAGCGGATGTTACAAATGTTCCGCAAAGACGATTAA